The genomic window GTCACGTCCAGCACGAGCAGCACGGCGTCCGCGTTCTGCACGGCCAGCTCGGCCTGGTCCGCCACGCGCTTGTTGATGCCCTTGGCGTCCTGCTCCCAGCCGCCGGTGTCCACCAGGGTGAAGTTCTTGCCGTTCCACTCCGCCTTGTAGGACACGCGGTCCCGGGTCACGCCCGGGGTGTCCTCCACCACGGCCTCGCGGCGGCCGATCACGCGGTTGACCAGCGTGGACTTGCCCACGTTCGGGCGGCCCACCACGGCGACCACGGGATCGGGGCGGCGGGCGTCGCGCTGCTCCTCGCCGTCGATCCAGTCCGCGAGCAGCGCGGCGTCCTCGTCGTCGAGTTCGTAGTCGGCCAGGCCCTCGCGCAGGGCCTGGGCGCGGGCCTCGGCCTCGGTGTCGTCGATCGCGGCCAGGCGCTCGGAGATGTCCTCGTTGCCCCCGCCCAGCACGGATAGTTCGTAGGAGTCCACCGTGGGCTCATCGGATGCGCTCATGGTTACCTCGCTTCCTCGGGGGCGTCGGCGCCCGTCTCGTCGGGGGCCGCTGCGGTCCCCTCGTGTGTCGTGTCCGTGGCGCGGATGACCAGGTCGATCACGCCCTGCACGGTCTGTTCCATGGTCAGTTCGGAGGAGTCCAGCAGGTACACGCCGTCCTGCGCGTTCATGAAGTCCACCACGGTGGCGTCCTTCGCGTCACGGCCCACCACCTGCGCCTCCAGGTTCGACGACGCCGCCGCGCCCAGCTGCCGGCCGCGCCGCGCCATCCGGGCCGCCTCCGAGGCGGTGAGCAGGATCCGCACGTCCGCGTCCGGGGCCACCACCGTGGTGATGTCCCGGCCCTCGGCCACGATGCGGAAGCCGCTGCCCCGGATGATGTCCTGCTGCATCCGCACCAGCACCTCGCGGGCAGGCACGATCGTGGAGACCCGGGACACGTTGTCCGTGACCAGGTCCCCGCGGATCGCGGAACGGACGTCCTCCCCGTTGACCAGGATGCGCTCCTCGTCCGGGTCCGTGCCCATCTCCAGCGGCACCGTCTTGGTCGCCGCCACCACGGCCTCGTGGTCGTCGAAGCTGACCCCCGAGTCCAGGCACCACCAGGTCACCGCGCGGTACATCGCGCCGGTGTCCAGGTAGGCGAGCCCGAAGCGGCGCGCCACCTCCTTGGACACCGAGGACTTCCCGGACCCCGAGGGCCCGTCGATCGCCACGACCAGTCGTGCGCTCCCATCCCGTGCGTTCATCACTGCACTACCTTCCAGCCGCGTGTCTGCAGCTCCTCGACGAGGTCCGCGTGCCGGCTCGGGTCCACCGAGACGGTCACCAGGCCCACGGGCTGCCCGGGCGAGTGCTCCAGGCGCATGTCCTCCAGGTTGACCCCGATCTCCCCGATCTCCGTGAGCAGCCGGGCGATCGTGCCGGGGGTGTCGTCCACGGCCACCGTGAACGTGGCGAATGCCTTGGGCGCACCGCCGTGCTTGCCCGGGATCCGG from Kocuria rhizophila DC2201 includes these protein-coding regions:
- the cmk gene encoding (d)CMP kinase — encoded protein: MNARDGSARLVVAIDGPSGSGKSSVSKEVARRFGLAYLDTGAMYRAVTWWCLDSGVSFDDHEAVVAATKTVPLEMGTDPDEERILVNGEDVRSAIRGDLVTDNVSRVSTIVPAREVLVRMQQDIIRGSGFRIVAEGRDITTVVAPDADVRILLTASEAARMARRGRQLGAAASSNLEAQVVGRDAKDATVVDFMNAQDGVYLLDSSELTMEQTVQGVIDLVIRATDTTHEGTAAAPDETGADAPEEAR